One region of Limnospira fusiformis SAG 85.79 genomic DNA includes:
- a CDS encoding cell division protein FtsQ/DivIB, with amino-acid sequence MANIVFTSRNRLGTRRRQLRRQRRLKLVRVIWQVLAVGGISGGVFWGISQPIWLIKEAEQVEIKGNQLLSQHNIRSHLPLSYPQSVWQIQPSAIQQALIDNAPISEAIVIRQVFPPRLTIEVTEREPVAIAQPPIGTTTPGTEAIVGWLDAEGSWMPLSSYTELEQTGQLPNLRVIGNFEMYRPHWQQMYSDLSRSPVDIHEIDWQNPANIILMTEIGEVHIGSYSTHFWEQLQVIDRMRKLPEQVDVSQVDYIDLRNPNSPLVLMISDQSSLSEASFSK; translated from the coding sequence ATGGCCAATATTGTGTTTACTTCTCGCAATCGATTAGGGACTCGCCGACGACAACTTCGCCGTCAGCGACGTTTAAAATTGGTTCGGGTGATTTGGCAGGTTCTGGCGGTCGGAGGTATTTCTGGGGGGGTATTTTGGGGAATTAGTCAGCCGATTTGGTTAATTAAAGAAGCTGAACAGGTCGAGATTAAGGGTAATCAGTTACTTTCTCAGCACAATATTCGCTCACACCTGCCTTTGTCCTATCCTCAATCAGTGTGGCAAATTCAACCTTCAGCTATTCAACAAGCCTTGATCGATAATGCTCCCATATCGGAAGCGATCGTGATTAGGCAGGTATTTCCTCCCCGCCTTACTATAGAAGTGACTGAACGAGAACCTGTGGCGATCGCTCAACCTCCCATAGGAACTACTACCCCAGGAACTGAGGCGATCGTTGGCTGGTTGGATGCTGAAGGTAGTTGGATGCCATTATCAAGTTATACTGAGCTAGAACAAACAGGTCAACTGCCAAATCTGAGAGTAATCGGTAACTTTGAGATGTATCGACCCCATTGGCAGCAGATGTATAGTGATCTGAGTCGCTCCCCGGTTGACATCCATGAAATTGACTGGCAAAATCCAGCTAATATTATTTTAATGACTGAGATCGGCGAGGTGCATATTGGCTCATACAGTACACACTTTTGGGAACAGTTGCAGGTTATCGATCGCATGAGAAAATTGCCGGAACAAGTTGATGTGAGTCAAGTGGACTATATTGATCTCAGAAATCCCAACTCTCCCTTGGTGTTAATGATCTCAGATCAGTCATCACTATCAGAAGCCTCCTTCTCTAAGTGA
- a CDS encoding ATP-binding protein yields the protein MVGLNLNQFYKACNPSKTIDMANLEDQQYYIDFSSVRGSNIVRELSRTITLLSSDEPTCQLFSGHIGCGKSTELFRLKDSLDQQGYHVVYFESSQDLDMADVDISDIVLAIARQVSESIQTAAVQLKPGYFGRLFTEIGDFLQTPIELSGEAEISIGIARITARTKDSPKLRSQLRQYLEPRVSTILEAINEELLKPSNETLKKRGKNGLVVIVDNLDRVDNSPKSWGRTQPEYLFVDRGEQLRRLHCHVVYTIPLTLMFSNDYGRLSSRFGVKPKVLPMVPVCNRDGSDNPQGMALLQQMVLARAFPNLPPEERISYIPELFETPQVLDRLCRVSGGHMRRLLMLMYSCLQQDDPPFSADCLETVIREYRDDLLGAITDDEWDLLLQVVENQSVRGEDECQTLLRSMFVFEYRDRSGRWFGINPALIDTPKYQNWQLNKSPTHPPAAMN from the coding sequence ATGGTTGGACTTAACCTGAACCAATTTTACAAAGCCTGCAATCCCAGCAAAACCATTGATATGGCGAATCTGGAAGATCAGCAGTATTATATCGATTTTTCGTCGGTTCGCGGCAGCAATATTGTTCGCGAGTTAAGCCGCACTATCACATTGCTTTCCAGTGATGAACCCACCTGTCAGTTATTTTCTGGACACATCGGGTGCGGAAAATCCACAGAACTGTTTAGACTCAAAGATAGTCTGGACCAACAAGGATACCATGTAGTTTACTTTGAGTCATCCCAAGATCTGGATATGGCTGATGTTGACATCAGTGATATTGTACTGGCGATCGCTCGTCAAGTGAGCGAAAGCATTCAAACTGCCGCAGTGCAGTTAAAACCCGGATACTTCGGCCGCCTGTTTACGGAGATTGGTGATTTTTTGCAAACCCCCATTGAATTATCTGGTGAGGCGGAAATTTCCATTGGTATTGCCAGAATTACCGCTCGCACCAAAGATTCCCCTAAACTGAGATCTCAACTGCGACAATACCTTGAACCGAGGGTTAGCACTATTTTAGAGGCGATTAATGAGGAACTACTTAAACCTTCTAACGAGACTCTCAAAAAGAGAGGCAAAAACGGGTTAGTAGTGATTGTTGATAATTTAGATCGGGTAGATAATTCCCCCAAATCCTGGGGACGTACTCAGCCAGAATATTTATTTGTTGATCGGGGTGAGCAACTCAGACGGCTACATTGTCATGTGGTCTATACAATTCCTTTAACTTTAATGTTTTCTAATGATTATGGTCGGCTTTCCAGTCGATTTGGGGTGAAACCAAAAGTCTTGCCGATGGTTCCGGTATGCAATCGAGATGGTTCAGATAATCCCCAAGGTATGGCTTTATTGCAACAGATGGTTTTAGCGCGTGCTTTCCCGAATTTACCACCCGAAGAACGGATTTCTTATATTCCCGAATTGTTTGAGACCCCCCAAGTTCTCGATCGCCTCTGTCGGGTTAGTGGTGGTCACATGAGACGATTGCTAATGTTAATGTACAGTTGTCTACAACAGGATGATCCACCTTTTTCGGCTGATTGTTTAGAGACGGTAATTCGGGAATATCGCGATGACCTATTAGGAGCTATTACCGATGACGAGTGGGATTTACTTTTGCAAGTAGTCGAAAATCAAAGCGTGCGCGGGGAAGATGAATGTCAAACCCTCTTGCGGAGTATGTTTGTCTTTGAATATCGCGATCGCTCTGGTCGTTGGTTTGGCATTAACCCAGCTTTGATAGATACACCCAAATATCAAAATTGGCAACTTAATAAATCTCCCACTCATCCACCAGCAGCCATGAATTAA
- a CDS encoding nSTAND1 domain-containing NTPase has translation MTNQLTPQKFESQNQRSLQRLARAISFSKGQFSLILVSCNYSYLQTKVIKQLREKLPEAETIQTITLSPKVTTLYTTLLDRIATPTPSVLMVMGLDTVEALETLLSSTNQVRDEFRKNFSCPLVLWTTDILAKKLIRLAPDFKSWGAATIKFEMATPDLIKSLTLQGNTLFSLAELRIRSGELQSRKFDGRSKSPKYDLSIGSSRRRELEFAWKDLQHRGVELNLFLQGTKQFIFGLDKDAQDLGEEARVHYQKSLADLENWISPTTTSADPYQFAYPISYQVIRGIILFHIALNDRLKAMRSRHIPHAKSPGTNVKVLHSAKTHLEQSRQAFEMAGRPDLVAGILCYLGDVLKGLYQWEDLQNLAETGIKIHLAYGGDRQLAQDYGFMAEVALQQKKWHKALELTKLALAIIDSEKRPNERGTYLLLLARSHKHLNEWETAIKELEKARQETSPSYDPQLYIDILAELRNLYYEQGQYIKAFRIKQRQREVEHQYGFRAFIGVHQLQPSKQALNPVISSKNNTSKAAISPGFEMTNNSRNKDINNLIHRLGRDDHKLIVLHGSSGVGKSSLINAGLVPAMAEISLGARNVLPVVINSYTDWVRELEAALATALINQDSLNIKAKNLKRLWYRKIIKASQGSNALCNTTDIQSLNHRDRSSYILHPDSFINSRLQKNAEQNFLTVIIFDQFEEFFFLCRDRSQRQTFYEFLNLCLNAPFVKVIISLREECLPWLLESEYLSPLDAINNNILDKHIRYHLRDFTKREAHRVIQALTKRANFHLEPALIDKLVKDLADESSEVRPIELQVVCSQLQEEGLRGITTLAEYERLGDHPKNQLIEHFINGIIQDCGSPNANAAWDILFALTDEKLARPMKTRSQLIAAIRPDKSTVTPGKFGDNKPSDNHHNFIDIILESGLLLRQHEQTEDRYQLMYDYLVFPIRERYRILAAQRQVEIEKKLQQSLKAKTQAEAAQSESEKQLIHRNRLLKQLLCVSIIATLGLGVSTKIAYQQKRLSYITSLTASSEALFFSNYRFDALLESLKAAQKIKKIKSLSLNANSFHEAEIRVAATLGQGVYGIHEQNRLEGHADIVWDVVYSPTGDMLASASTDNTIRLWTPEGKAIATLTGHNHNVTSLDFSSCGQMLVSASDDHTVKLWSRDGKLLKTFIGHTDRVKSVRFSPDSQMIASAGSDRTIRLWNLQGEIIRTIRFRHTALTWINFSPDGEILAAAANQGDVQFFNQQGRRLMSITHTTKRDSVIYAVNFSPNGQFIATSGTDGTVKLWTRQGELLRTLQVDEDIVFCVSFSGDGRTLATAGSDKTVKVWSWEGELLQTFRGHGDKVTRVRFSPDDRTLASSSYDKTVKLWNLHTNPRATLKSHNDRVLDVSFSPDGQILASGSQDTTVKLWSSSGKLLQTLSGHSDRVSSVSFSPNGEWLATASYDHTVKIWKRLNPQSDLSRNWPSKLQLSKFNGIGVMPKSLFVPSPVATLVGHTDSVMTVTYSPDGEYILTGSKDGTIKLWTADGQFLRTIRGHQEWVNQVSFSPDSRTVISASDDGTLILWKWDPANTMLDRLKTIQAHESYVLGVNFSPDGKVIASAGYDNTVKLWTQEGVLLNTLLKGTSDSVTRVVFSPDGSLVASASYDSHVRIWSAKDGTLLKTLMGHGDSVMSLTFSPDGRTLASASRDHSVILWNLDLDSLVDKACEWVRNYLDHNPNVRDSDRQLCENTYQRS, from the coding sequence ATGACTAATCAATTAACGCCTCAGAAATTCGAGAGCCAAAATCAGCGATCGCTACAAAGATTAGCCCGCGCTATTTCTTTTTCCAAAGGTCAATTTTCTCTAATTTTAGTAAGCTGTAACTATTCCTATCTGCAAACGAAAGTGATCAAGCAATTACGGGAAAAATTACCAGAAGCAGAGACCATTCAAACCATCACGCTTTCCCCGAAAGTTACCACCCTCTACACCACATTATTAGATCGCATAGCCACCCCTACCCCTAGCGTCTTAATGGTCATGGGTTTAGACACAGTAGAGGCTTTAGAAACCCTGCTAAGTTCGACCAACCAAGTCCGGGATGAATTTCGGAAGAATTTTTCCTGTCCTTTAGTATTGTGGACTACAGATATCCTAGCCAAAAAACTAATCCGACTAGCGCCAGACTTTAAAAGTTGGGGTGCAGCTACGATTAAATTTGAAATGGCGACCCCAGACCTGATTAAATCACTGACCCTGCAAGGTAACACGCTGTTTTCCTTAGCGGAATTACGAATTAGGTCAGGAGAACTGCAAAGCCGCAAATTTGATGGCAGGTCAAAATCCCCGAAATATGACCTAAGTATTGGTTCGAGTCGTCGCCGGGAATTAGAATTTGCTTGGAAAGATTTACAACACAGGGGAGTGGAACTTAACCTTTTTCTCCAAGGGACGAAACAATTTATTTTTGGCTTAGATAAAGATGCTCAAGACTTAGGAGAGGAGGCGCGCGTTCATTATCAAAAAAGTTTAGCGGATCTGGAAAATTGGATCTCTCCGACCACAACCAGTGCTGACCCCTATCAATTTGCCTATCCTATTTCCTATCAAGTTATCCGGGGGATTATCTTATTTCACATTGCCTTAAACGATCGCCTAAAAGCTATGCGATCGCGACACATTCCCCATGCCAAATCCCCAGGTACTAACGTCAAAGTGCTGCATTCAGCTAAAACCCACTTAGAACAATCCCGACAGGCTTTTGAAATGGCGGGAAGACCAGATTTAGTAGCTGGAATTCTCTGTTATTTAGGGGATGTTCTGAAGGGATTATACCAATGGGAGGATTTACAGAACCTAGCGGAAACGGGAATAAAAATCCATTTAGCCTACGGTGGCGATCGCCAATTAGCCCAAGATTATGGATTTATGGCTGAAGTAGCTCTTCAGCAGAAAAAATGGCATAAAGCCTTAGAACTAACTAAACTAGCCCTAGCAATTATTGACTCGGAAAAGCGCCCCAATGAACGGGGAACTTATCTGCTGCTATTGGCTCGCAGTCATAAACATTTAAATGAATGGGAAACAGCGATTAAGGAACTAGAAAAAGCCCGACAAGAAACCTCCCCCAGTTATGATCCGCAATTGTATATTGATATTTTGGCGGAATTGCGTAATCTCTACTACGAACAAGGTCAATATATCAAAGCATTTCGGATTAAACAAAGACAACGAGAAGTTGAGCATCAATACGGTTTTCGGGCTTTTATTGGGGTTCATCAATTGCAGCCATCTAAACAGGCATTAAACCCGGTTATTTCCTCTAAAAATAATACCTCAAAAGCGGCTATTAGTCCGGGTTTTGAGATGACTAATAATAGCAGAAATAAAGATATTAATAATCTGATTCACAGGTTAGGACGAGATGATCATAAATTAATTGTCCTACATGGTAGTTCTGGAGTCGGTAAAAGTTCGTTAATTAATGCGGGTTTAGTCCCAGCTATGGCGGAAATTAGTTTAGGGGCTCGTAATGTTCTACCCGTGGTCATTAATAGTTATACAGACTGGGTGCGAGAACTAGAAGCAGCCTTAGCTACAGCCTTAATTAATCAAGATAGTCTGAATATTAAAGCCAAGAATTTAAAACGGCTTTGGTATCGGAAAATTATCAAGGCTTCCCAAGGTAGTAATGCTCTATGTAATACCACGGACATCCAATCTTTGAATCATCGCGATCGCAGCTCATATATTTTGCATCCCGATTCATTTATTAACAGTCGTCTCCAGAAAAACGCGGAGCAAAATTTCCTGACTGTTATCATTTTCGACCAATTTGAGGAATTCTTTTTTCTCTGTCGCGATCGCTCACAACGCCAGACATTTTATGAGTTTTTAAATCTCTGTCTAAACGCGCCTTTTGTCAAGGTAATTATTTCCTTGCGCGAAGAGTGTTTACCCTGGTTATTGGAATCGGAATATTTATCGCCTTTAGATGCTATCAATAACAATATTTTAGATAAACATATTCGCTATCATTTGCGAGATTTTACCAAGAGGGAAGCTCACCGAGTTATTCAGGCTTTAACCAAACGTGCTAACTTTCATCTAGAACCGGCTTTAATTGATAAATTAGTAAAAGATTTAGCGGATGAAAGCTCCGAAGTGAGACCAATTGAATTACAGGTAGTTTGCTCGCAACTCCAGGAAGAAGGACTAAGAGGAATCACGACCTTAGCCGAATATGAGAGACTCGGAGACCATCCCAAAAACCAACTAATCGAGCATTTTATTAATGGTATTATTCAAGACTGCGGCTCCCCCAACGCCAATGCAGCCTGGGATATTTTATTTGCGCTTACGGATGAAAAACTCGCCCGTCCCATGAAAACGCGATCGCAATTAATCGCGGCGATTAGACCAGATAAATCTACGGTTACTCCCGGTAAATTTGGGGATAATAAACCCAGCGATAATCATCATAATTTTATTGATATTATCCTAGAATCAGGTTTGCTACTCCGTCAGCATGAGCAAACAGAAGACCGCTATCAACTCATGTATGATTATCTCGTATTTCCCATCCGAGAACGCTATAGAATTCTCGCCGCACAGCGCCAGGTAGAAATCGAAAAGAAACTGCAACAAAGTCTGAAAGCAAAAACCCAAGCCGAAGCGGCTCAAAGCGAAAGCGAAAAACAACTGATACACCGGAATCGACTCTTAAAACAACTGCTTTGTGTGTCAATTATTGCCACTCTCGGATTAGGGGTATCAACCAAAATTGCTTACCAACAAAAACGCCTATCTTATATCACCTCATTAACAGCATCTTCCGAGGCACTATTTTTCTCTAATTATCGTTTTGATGCTTTACTGGAAAGTTTAAAAGCGGCTCAAAAAATCAAAAAAATTAAGTCCTTATCTCTCAATGCTAACAGTTTCCATGAGGCGGAAATTCGGGTAGCAGCCACCCTAGGACAAGGAGTTTATGGGATTCATGAACAGAACCGCCTAGAGGGTCACGCGGATATAGTGTGGGATGTAGTTTATAGTCCCACGGGGGATATGTTAGCCTCTGCTAGTACAGATAATACTATCAGATTATGGACTCCTGAAGGGAAGGCGATCGCCACTTTAACCGGACATAATCATAATGTAACTAGCCTAGATTTTAGTTCCTGTGGTCAAATGTTAGTTTCGGCTTCCGATGACCATACAGTTAAACTATGGAGTCGGGACGGTAAACTGTTAAAAACATTCATCGGACATACAGATAGAGTAAAATCCGTTCGCTTTTCTCCTGATAGTCAAATGATAGCCTCGGCGGGGAGCGATCGCACCATCAGACTATGGAATTTACAGGGAGAAATCATCCGCACTATTCGTTTTCGCCATACCGCACTCACCTGGATTAACTTTAGTCCTGACGGGGAAATATTAGCCGCCGCAGCCAATCAAGGAGACGTGCAATTTTTCAACCAACAGGGTAGAAGATTAATGAGTATCACCCACACTACCAAACGGGACTCGGTAATTTATGCAGTTAATTTCTCCCCCAATGGTCAATTCATAGCCACCAGCGGTACAGATGGAACAGTGAAACTCTGGACTCGCCAAGGGGAATTACTCAGGACTTTACAAGTAGATGAAGATATTGTTTTCTGCGTCTCATTTTCTGGGGATGGTCGGACTTTAGCCACAGCCGGATCTGATAAAACCGTCAAAGTCTGGAGTTGGGAAGGGGAATTACTCCAAACCTTTCGCGGTCATGGAGATAAAGTAACAAGGGTACGTTTTTCCCCGGACGATCGCACCCTAGCTTCATCAAGTTATGACAAAACCGTGAAGTTATGGAATCTCCACACTAACCCCAGAGCCACCTTAAAATCTCATAATGATCGAGTTCTCGATGTTAGCTTTAGTCCTGATGGTCAAATCTTAGCTTCTGGGTCTCAAGATACAACCGTGAAATTATGGAGTAGTTCCGGGAAACTCCTACAAACTCTATCAGGTCATAGCGATCGCGTTTCTTCCGTGAGTTTTAGTCCTAACGGAGAATGGTTAGCCACAGCATCCTATGATCACACAGTCAAAATCTGGAAACGCCTTAATCCCCAGTCCGACTTGTCCCGCAATTGGCCCAGTAAACTGCAGCTTTCCAAGTTTAACGGTATTGGGGTCATGCCAAAATCTCTGTTTGTACCCTCTCCAGTCGCCACCTTAGTAGGTCACACTGATAGCGTCATGACTGTGACTTATAGTCCAGACGGTGAGTATATCCTCACCGGAAGCAAGGATGGAACCATTAAACTCTGGACTGCTGATGGTCAATTCCTACGCACCATCAGAGGACATCAGGAATGGGTTAATCAGGTGAGTTTTAGTCCCGATAGTCGGACAGTGATTTCCGCCAGTGATGATGGGACTTTAATTCTGTGGAAGTGGGACCCAGC
- a CDS encoding caspase family protein: MSSTYKNGHALVIGVGQDLPNTVNDAEGLVAILTDPSRCAYPPEQVTLLVNEKADRSQVLEALDQLAKTTNSESTVVIYFSGHGYQVASPTGEFYYLMPYGYNINKLYQTAISGQEFAEKLKAITSQKLLILLDCCHAGGVGEAKAPGLEMAASPLPPEAIKLLQEGRGKALIASCKEDELSYLYKHKHNSEFTMALMEAFCGSGVAKKDGSVRVADLALHTRQVIPTRTQDRQHPVLHYENADNFVVAYYAGGSIEPKGLPFPQATEEPETETAAKSQPSVVFDQKDQTVDNQTNIAGNVGEIGKQETHISGGFNQPGWKVGGDVIQSQRDVVIGAKQRKTNDSEDE; this comes from the coding sequence ATGTCTAGCACTTATAAAAACGGACACGCTTTAGTAATTGGGGTTGGTCAAGATTTACCCAACACCGTTAATGATGCTGAGGGTTTAGTTGCCATTCTCACCGACCCGTCCAGATGCGCCTATCCACCCGAACAGGTGACATTATTAGTTAATGAAAAAGCCGATCGCTCTCAGGTATTAGAAGCCCTAGATCAACTCGCTAAAACCACCAATTCCGAGTCAACTGTAGTTATCTATTTTTCCGGTCATGGCTATCAAGTCGCCTCACCTACCGGGGAGTTTTATTATCTCATGCCCTATGGCTACAACATTAATAAACTCTATCAAACTGCTATTAGTGGTCAGGAATTTGCCGAAAAACTTAAAGCTATTACCTCCCAAAAACTGTTAATTTTATTGGACTGTTGCCATGCGGGAGGCGTGGGAGAAGCCAAAGCACCAGGACTAGAAATGGCTGCCTCTCCTTTACCGCCTGAAGCCATCAAGTTATTACAAGAAGGTCGAGGAAAAGCCTTGATTGCCTCCTGTAAGGAAGATGAACTCTCATATCTTTATAAACACAAACATAATAGCGAATTTACCATGGCTTTAATGGAAGCCTTTTGTGGTTCTGGGGTGGCTAAAAAAGATGGTTCGGTGAGGGTCGCCGATTTAGCCTTACATACTCGCCAGGTCATCCCCACCCGCACCCAAGACCGACAACACCCGGTTTTACACTATGAAAATGCTGATAATTTTGTGGTGGCTTATTATGCGGGGGGAAGCATAGAACCCAAAGGGTTGCCATTTCCGCAAGCGACAGAAGAACCGGAAACCGAAACGGCGGCTAAGTCTCAACCTTCCGTGGTGTTTGACCAAAAAGACCAAACCGTTGACAATCAAACTAATATTGCTGGAAATGTGGGAGAAATTGGGAAACAGGAAACCCATATTTCTGGGGGGTTTAATCAACCCGGTTGGAAGGTTGGCGGTGATGTGATTCAATCACAGCGAGATGTGGTTATCGGTGCGAAACAACGGAAAACCAATGACTCCGAAGATGAATAG
- the ftsZ gene encoding cell division protein FtsZ: MMLDKSNLGSTPNNNQPEGKASLWTAAESANPFRQNNEGLNNHNNDGNAVPNEQSWSSDIVPSNAAKIKVIGVGGSGGNAINRMIDSEVSGVEFWAVNTDAQALTQSKASKRLQVGQKLTRGLGAGGNPAIGQKAAEESRDEIAQALDGADLVFITAGLGGGTGTGGAPIVAEIAKEVGALTIGVVTRPFTFEGRRRISQADEGIAALQTRVDTLIVIPNNKLLSVINEQTPVQEAFRYADDVLRQGVQGISDIITIPGLVNVDFADVRAVMADAGSALLGIGIGSGKSRAREAALTAISSPLLESSIEGARGVVFNITGGTDLTLHEVNAAAETIYEVVDPNANIIFGAVIDERMQGEVKITVIATGFTGESKSTVPQSGREVPLSRPITSIPQQRTIPTPAPEPQPQPQELDIPDFLRRRRPPPGR, from the coding sequence ATGATGCTTGATAAGAGCAATCTGGGATCTACCCCAAATAACAACCAACCTGAAGGAAAAGCCAGCCTGTGGACGGCAGCAGAATCGGCTAACCCCTTTCGCCAAAATAATGAAGGATTAAATAATCATAATAATGATGGTAACGCCGTCCCTAATGAACAGTCCTGGAGTAGTGATATTGTGCCTAGCAACGCTGCCAAAATTAAAGTTATTGGTGTAGGGGGAAGTGGCGGAAATGCCATTAACCGGATGATTGATAGCGAGGTCTCCGGTGTCGAGTTTTGGGCCGTCAATACCGATGCCCAAGCCCTTACTCAGTCTAAAGCATCTAAACGCCTTCAGGTTGGTCAAAAACTGACCAGAGGTTTGGGAGCTGGCGGAAATCCGGCGATCGGTCAAAAAGCCGCTGAAGAGTCCCGGGATGAAATCGCCCAAGCCTTAGACGGTGCCGATTTGGTCTTTATTACCGCTGGTCTAGGTGGCGGCACCGGTACTGGTGGCGCTCCCATTGTCGCCGAAATCGCCAAAGAAGTTGGAGCCTTAACTATTGGCGTAGTTACCCGTCCTTTCACCTTTGAGGGACGGCGACGCATTTCCCAGGCTGACGAGGGAATTGCCGCCCTTCAAACTCGCGTTGATACCCTCATTGTGATTCCTAACAATAAGCTCCTGTCCGTCATTAATGAGCAAACCCCTGTACAGGAAGCCTTCCGCTATGCTGATGATGTATTGCGCCAGGGGGTTCAGGGTATTTCTGATATTATTACCATTCCCGGATTGGTGAATGTGGACTTTGCTGATGTCCGTGCCGTCATGGCTGATGCCGGTTCCGCTTTATTGGGTATTGGTATTGGTTCTGGTAAGTCACGCGCGCGGGAAGCTGCCTTAACTGCTATTTCTTCGCCTTTATTAGAATCCTCCATTGAGGGTGCGCGGGGAGTTGTATTTAATATTACTGGAGGCACAGACCTGACCTTGCATGAGGTCAATGCTGCCGCCGAGACCATTTATGAAGTCGTCGATCCTAATGCTAATATTATTTTTGGGGCCGTCATTGATGAACGGATGCAGGGTGAAGTCAAAATTACCGTCATTGCTACCGGGTTCACCGGTGAATCTAAATCTACTGTTCCCCAATCCGGCAGAGAGGTTCCTTTGTCTCGACCCATAACTTCTATTCCTCAGCAGCGCACTATACCGACTCCTGCTCCTGAGCCACAACCTCAGCCCCAGGAACTTGATATTCCCGATTTTCTCCGTCGTCGCCGTCCGCCTCCTGGTCGGTAG